One window of Drosophila busckii strain San Diego stock center, stock number 13000-0081.31 chromosome 3L, ASM1175060v1, whole genome shotgun sequence genomic DNA carries:
- the LOC108599682 gene encoding transportin-1, which produces MTWEPQAEGLQQIIAILKESQSPDTATQMAVQMKLEEFNQYPDFNKYLIYVLTKLKTEDEPTRSLSGLILKNNIRMHGSNLQPEIVEYIKHECLQAVGDNSPLIRATVGILITTIASNGGLQNWPQLLPSLCEMLDNPNYNVCEGAFSALQKICEDSAEILDSAALNGPLNVMIPKFLQYFKHSSPKIRSHAIACINQFIINRSQVLMMHIDSFIENLFNLSSDEDHEVRKNVCHGLVMLLEVRMDRLMPHMSQIIEYMLLRTQDSDEGVALEASEFWLSLAEQSICKDVLAPYLSQLAPVLVRGMRYSEIDIILLKGNVEEDDMVPDREEDIHPRLYKSRPLPFKSGDGRNVTDGEDEEDEFDESSLSEWNLRKCSAAALDVLANVFREDCLPIVLPILKDTLFQQDWVIKESGVLALGAIAEGCMQGMIQHLPELIPYLISCLSDKKALVRSITCWTLSRYANWVVNQPHDQYLKPLMEELLKRILDSNKRVQEAACSAFATLEEEACTELVPYLEYILKTLVFAFSKYQHKNLLILYDAVGTLADSVGHHLNKPQYIDILMPPLIDKWNLLKDDDKDLFPLLECLSSIATALQSGFLPYCDPVYKRCISLIEQTINQEMLCKQNHSFEHLDKERMIVALDLLSGLAEGLDRHIETLVADSNIMHLLYQCMQDVLPEVRQSSFALLGDLTKACFPHVHPFMGEFFPILAKNLNPDFISVCNNATWAIGEICMKLGEETKQYVHLVHHSLFVIINSPNTPKTLLENTAITIGRLGYVCPVEMAPYLPDFVRQWCTSLRHIRDNDEKDSAFRGMCHMITVNPAGIVPDFIFFCDAIASWVNPPQDLHQMIQKILLGFKTQVGEENWRRFVEQFPPTLSERLVTMYNI; this is translated from the exons ATGACGTGGGAACCGCAGGCAGAAGGTCTACAACAGATCATTGCGATCTTAAAAGAATCTCAGTCACCAGACACAGCGACCCAAATGGCCGTGCAAATG aaactGGAGGAGTTTAATCAATATCCAGATTTTAACAAATATCTAATCTATGTGCTAACCAAACTGAAAACCGAAGATGAGCCCACACGTTCTCTTAGCGGTTTGATACTAAAGAACAATATACGGATGCACGGGAGCAACCTACAACCGGAAATTGTTGAATATATTAAACACGAATGTCTGCAAGCTGTCGGCGATAATTCACCGCTGATACGCGCCACAGTCGGCATTCTAATCACAACAATAGCCAGCAATGGCGGTCTTCAAAACTGGCCGCAATTGTTGCCATCCCTATGCGAAATGCTTGATAACCCCAACTATAATGTATGCGAGGGCGCGTTTAGTGCACTGCAAAAAATCTGCGAGGATTCGGCGGAAATATTGGACTCGGCGGCGCTCAATGGGCCGCTTAACGTGATGATACCGAAATTCTTGCAATACTTTAAGCACAGCAGCCCAAAGATACGCTCTCATGCGATTGCTTGCATAAAtcagtttattattaatcgCTCTCAAGTGCTCATGATGCACATTGACTCGTTCATTGAGAATCTTTTTAATCTGTCATCTGACGAAGATCACGAGGTGCGTAAAAATGTCTGTCACGGCCTGGTTATGCTGCTTGAGGTGCGCATGGACAGATTGATGCCGCATATGTCACAGATCATTGAG TACATGCTGCTACGTACACAGGACTCTGACGAGGGCGTGGCTCTTGAGGCTTCAGAGTTTTGGTTGTCGCTGGCGGAGCAAAGCATTTGCAAAGATGTTTTGGCGCCCTACTTGTCACAGTTGGCGCCAGTGTTGGTGCGCGGTATGCGATATTCTGAAATAGATATTATATTGCTCAAGGGTAATGTGGAGGAAGATGATATGGTGCCAGATCGTGAAGAGGATATACATCCACGTTTGTACAAATCACGGCCGCTTCCATTCAAAAGTGGCGATGGCAGAAATGTAACCGACGGCGAAGATGAAGAGGACGAGTTCGATGAGAGTTCATTATCCGAATGGAATTTGCGAAAGTGCAGTGCGGCTGCCCTCGATGTGTTGGCGAATGTTTTCCGCGAGGACTGTCTGCCCATTGTGCTGCCCATACTCAAGGATACGCTCTTCCAGCAGGACTGGGTCATCAAGGAGAGTGGTGTGCTCGCTCTGGGCGCCATTGCCGAGGGCTGTATGCAGGGCATGATACAGCATTTGCCAGAATTAATACCGTATTTGATCAGCTGTTTGTCTGACAAGAAGGCGCTCGTGCGCTCCATCACATGCTGGACGCTGTCGCGCTACGCTAACTGGGTGGTCAATCAGCCACATGATCAGTACCTGAAGCCACTCATGGAGGAGTTGCTAAAGCGCATCTTGGACTCCAATAAGCGCGTTCAGGAGGCCGCATGCTCAGCTTTTGCCACACTTGAGGAGGAAGCCTGCACTGAGCTAGTGCCGTACTTGGAGTATATACTTAAGACACTTGTATTCGCTTTCTCAAAGTATCAGCATAAGAATCTCTTGATTCTGTACGATGCTGTTGGCACTCTGGCTGATTCTGTAGGACATCATCTAAATAAGCCGcaatatatagatattttaATGCCTCCACTGATTGACAAATGGAATCTGCTGAAGGACGATGACAAGGATCTGTTTCCACTGCTCGAGTGCCTGTCCAGCATTGCAACGGCGCTGCAGTCGGGCTTTTTGCCATATTGTGATCCCGTCTACAAGCGATGCATATCACTAATTGAGCAAACAATTAATCAGGAAATg CTGTGCAAGCAGAATCACTCGTTTGAGCATCTGGATAAGGAGCGTATGATTGTTGCCTTGGATCTGTTGTCTGGTCTGGCTGAAGGCTTGGATCGTCACATTGAAACCTTGGTGGCCGACAGCAACATTATGCATCTGCTTTACCAATGTATGCAGGATGTCTTGCCTGAG GTGCGGCAATCGTCCTTTGCGCTGCTGGGCGATCTGACCAAGGCTTGTTTTCCTCATGTGCATCCGTTTATGGGCGAATTCTTTCCCATATtggctaaaaatttaaatcctGATTTTATATCGGTTTGCAATAATGCAACCTGGGCTATTGGCGAGATTTGCATGAAGCTGG GTGAGGAAACGAAGCAGTACGTACATCTGGTACATCATTCCCTATTTGTTATTATCAACAGTCCAAATACGCCCAAAACATTGCTGGAGAATACAg CAATAACAATCGGTCGTCTAGGTTATGTGTGCCCAGTTGAAATGGCTCCTTATTTGCCCGATTTTGTACGACAGTG GTGCACCTCGCTGCGTCACATACGCGACAATGATGAAAAGGACTCGGCCTTTCGTGGCATGTGCCACATGATAACCGTAAATCCCGCAGGCATTGTGCCCGATTTTATATTCTTCTGCGATGCGATAGCCTCATGGGTGAATCCACCACAGGATCTGCATCAAATGATACAAAAG ATACTGCTCGGCTTCAAGACACAAGTGGGCGAGGAAAACTGGCGTCGATTTGTCGAGCAATTTCCTCCAACCCTTTCGGAACGTCTGGTCACCATGTACAACATCTAA
- the LOC108599683 gene encoding splicing factor 3B subunit 6 — MNKRNNIRLPPEVNRLLYVRNLPYKITSDEMYDIFGKFGAIRQIRVGNTPETRGTAFVVYEDIFDAKNACDHLSGFNVCNRYLVVLYYQSNKAFKRVDVDKKQEELNNIKSKYNLKTPEAP, encoded by the exons ATGAACAAGCGCAACAAC ATACGGCTACCGCCTGAGGTAAATCGTCTTTTATATGTGCGAAATTTGCCATATAAAATAACATCAGATGAAATGTACGATATATTTGGCAAATTTGGAGCCATACGGCAAATCAGAGT tggGAATACGCCAGAGACTCGTGGCACTGCCTTTGTTGTCTACGAGGATATATTTGATGCCAAAAACGCTTGCGACCATTTATCCGGCTTTAACGTGTGCAATCGCTATCTGGTCGTCCTCTATTATCAATCCAACAAAGCCTTCAAGCGCGTGGATGTAGACAAAAAGCAAGAGGAGCTCAACAACATCAAATCCAAGTACAATTTAAAGACGCCTGAAGCGCCCTAA
- the LOC108598755 gene encoding zinc finger protein 85: MSISSTYSVESLCRVCLTYLECTTGYDLFVMPDLAKKFTACTSLLVDAQDGYPKKLCSSCYQLLNQLDDFQKLCADSLQRFKQMELFEPCSNETDDLEQTENIYDPLLNHKQELIADEEQVFKLLETVDKEADCYSSAASDDDVPLSQRRLEMEHSSKSNRQLQRIIACHICPQKFKKQVNYEEHMKHHNELLPYQCHNETCKKGFTTAAALRLHVDYAHTKTAEDIPCSVAGCNLLFPRLRLLTIHLKKVHNVSRESAPRADQACSECGVRFRCPVALKKHMYKHTGEQLPYPCNICGKGFHINSALKNHLLRHAGIKNYVCPYCGVGKTTRQEWNKHMLTHTQEKMFKCQSCEHATHTKRALDNHVKIVHEKIKNYACQYCGKTFGKSHACKIHEMTHTGEKRCECKVCGKQFLYTDSLTKHLKIHEKNVEEQHSDVAEQLQQACAASVATIPRDPRRVERVNMAQLAGTVINPIPTVDVAPTAKLMQQEGVHMCPGCNQGFNNLGNMKRHYKSVHEKVRDFECRYCARRFANSQSLKQHEWIHTGEKPYTCKICDTHFRQEAALIRHKKVHTAKPAKVERKGPRHITEKKRQKDLQKCEKKRKVEALRQQIAEVAKEELQQLAKQRELEKQQHSYEQYKTAASSVS; this comes from the coding sequence ATGAGCATAAGCAGTACCTACTCCGTAGAATCATTATGCCGCGTTTGCCTAACTTACTTAGAGTGCACAACCGGCTACGATTTGTTTGTAATGCCAGATCTTGCAAAGAAATTCACTGCCTGCACTTCGTTACTGGTGGATGCCCAGGACGGTTATCCCAAGAAACTGTGCTCCAGCTGCTATCAATTGTTAAACCAACTAGATGATTTTCAGAAGCTCTGTGCGGATTCGTTACAACGCTTCAAGCAAATGGAACTGTTTGAGCCCTGCAGCAATGAGACTGACGATCTGGAACAGACAGAAAATATATACGATCCGCTTTTAAATCACAAACAAGAACTGATTGCTGACGAGGAGCAGGTATTTAAGCTGCTCGAAACGGTGGACAAAGAGGCCGATTGTTACTCCTCCGCTGCCAGTGATGATGATGTACCCTTGTCACAGCGTCGATTGGAAATGGAACACAGCAGCAAGTCCAACCGGCAGCTCCAGCGGATCATCGCATGTCATATTTGTCcacaaaagtttaaaaagcAAGTTAACTACGAGGAGCACATGAAGCATCACAACGAACTCTTGCCATACCAATGCCACAACGAGACCTGCAAAAAGGGTTTTACCACAGCGGCTGCACTGCGTCTGCATGTTGATTATGCACACACCAAAACCGCCGAAGATATACCCTGCAGTGTGGCAGGCTGTAATCTCTTATTTCCACGCTTGCGTTTGCTCACAATTCATCTTAAAAAGGTGCATAACGTGAGTAGAGAAAGCGCACCTAGGGCGGACCAAGCGTGCAGTGAGTGCGGAGTGCGCTTTCGCTGTCCTGTGGCCTTAAAGAAACACATGTACAAGCATACGGGTGAGCAGCTTCCATATCCCTGTAACATCTGCGGCAAGGGCTTCCATATAAACAGTGCGCTGAAGAATCATTTGCTGCGTCATGCTGGTATCAAGAACTATGTGTGTCCCTATTGTGGTGTAGGCAAGACCACACGTCAAGAGTGGAACAAGCATATGCTCACACATACGCAGGAGAAGATGTTCAAATGCCAAAGCTGTgagcatgccacacacacaaagcgcgCATTGGACAATCATGTAAAAATAGTGCACGAAAAGATTAAGAACTATGCTTGTCAGTATTGTGGCAAGACCTTTGGCAAGTCCCACGCCTGCAAGATACATGAGATGACCCACACGGGTGAGAAGCGCTGCGAATGCAAAGTCTGCGGTAAACAGTTTCTTTACACCGATAGTCTTACCAAGCATCTCAAAATACACGAGAAAAATGTGGAGGAACAGCACAGTGATGTagcggagcagctgcagcaagcgtGTGCTGCATCGGTAGCTACGATACCACGTGATCCTCGCCGAGTAGAACGTGTAAATATGGCACAACTGGCCGGCACTGTCATTAATCCCATTCCGACTGTCGATGTGGCTCCAACAGCAAAGTTGATGCAACAGGAGGGAGTGCATATGTGTCCCGGCTGCAATCAAGGATTCAATAATCTGGGTAACATGAAACGCCACTACAAGAGTGTTCACGAGAAGGTTAGGGATTTTGAGTGTCGCTACTGTGCACGACGCTTTGCCAATTCCCAGTCGCTCAAGCAGCACGAGTGGATACATACGGGAGAGAAGCCATATACTTGCAAGATCTGCGACACTCACTTTCGCCAAGAGGCAGCTCTAATACGACACAAGAAGGTGCATACGGCAAAGCCAGCAAAGGTGGAGAGAAAGGGCCCAAGGCATATAACTGAGAAAAAACGCCAAAAGGATCTGCAAAAATGTGAGAAAAAACGCAAAGTTGAAGCTCTACGCCAGCAAATTGCCGAAGTGGCCAAagaggagctgcagcagctggctaAACAACGTGAGCTGGAGAAGCAACAACACAGCTATGAGCAGTACAAAACTGCCGCGTCATCAGTTAGTTAA